TAGGACGTACAATGGTGGTGGCAGCGATGTGTTTGTAAGTCGCTTGAGTGGTGACCTGGGCAGCCAACTCGCCAGTACCTTCCTCGGCGGGAGTGATTGGGACTCTGCCACTGCCCTCGTGCTGGACGGGCAGGGGAGTGTCTACGTGGCGGGGGAGACTGGGTCTGCTGACTTCCCCACCATGGCGGGGGCGTATGATGGGTCGTACAATGGTAGTGGTGACACCTTCGTAAGCAGATTGAGCGGCAACCTGGGTGGCCTGCTCGCCAGCACCTTCCTCGGCGGGAGTGCTTGGGACTCTGCCACCGCGCTCGCGCTGGACGGCCAGGGCACTGTCTATGTGGCGGGGTATACTGAGTCTAATAACTTCCCCATCACGGCAGGGGCGTATGGTGGGGTGTACAATGGTGATAGGGATGCGTTTGTCAGCAAGCTGGTCTTCGCCTTCACCAAAACCAGCTCGGCTGTCAGTACCACTAATCAATCCATCAATCTCACCCTCCAGTGGCAGTCGGCAGGGGCCACGGTTCATCACTATCGCTACTGCCTGGATACTAACCCTGGCTGTACGCCGACAACCAATGTGGGTGCCAACACCAGTGTGACCGTTGCCGGCATCACCCCCAACACAACTTACTATTGGCAGGTGCGGGCCTGCGCCGATAGCGACTGTGCAGTGTTCATTGATGCGAACAATGGGCAGCACTGGTCACTTAAGACATCTTTCATGATATATCTAACATTTGCTGCTCGATAGCTTTTAGTGGTCCCAGAAGTGCATAATCGTGATGGGTTTCATCGGCACATTATGGCAATGATCTTGTGAAGGTAAGGACACGGAGCACAGGAGTCAACCTGTGCTCCGTCGTTTATAGCCAATCCGCCCAATCCGCGTCCATCCGCGTACTCTGTTCAATAGAACACGGATAAACGCGGGTTTACGCGGATACACGCGGATAATCCGCGCCAATCCGCCCAATCCGCGTCCATCCGCGTACTCTGTTCAATAGAACACGGATAAACGCGGGTTTACGCGGATACACGCGGATAATCCGCGCCAATCCGCCCAATCCGCGCATATCCGCGTACCCTGTTCATGGAACACGGATGCACGTGGGTTTACGCGAATACACGCAGATAATCCGCGCCAATCCGCCCAATCCGCGTCCATCCGCGTACCCTGTTCAATAGAACACGGATGCACGCGGGTTTACGCGAATACACGCAGATAATCCGCCACATCCGTGTTTATCCGCGTCCTTATTTTCACTTCACCCGCAGCGGTGTAGTCGCTTCGAGGGCAGTGATCAAGTCGCAGAGGAAGGCGTTAAACGGTGTTGGTACACCAAGCCGTTGCCCTTCGCGCACAATTGCCCCGTTAATCGTGTCAATTTCGGTTGGCGCACCACGTAGTACATCCTGAAGCATTGATGAGCGATTCGTTGCCGTAGCCCGCGCAACTGCCAGCGTTTCGGCTACCGGGTCGCTCAATCCAATCGTAATTCCGGCGGCACAGGCTACAGCGACCGCCTCTTCCACCGCACGGCGCACCAGTTTTTCTGCAGCCGGGATGTTCGCCAACGCTCCGTTTGGCACCCGCAGTAGAGCCGTTAACGCATTGATCCCGGTATTGACGATCAATTTGCCCCATACCAGACTTGCCAGATCGGTTGAGACACCCGCCGGTAATGAACTGGCGCGAAAGGCATCGGCGACGGCGTAGGCTAATTGCAGCGAGGGGGTTGCGGCAAATGTCGTGGGGCCACGACCGGCCATCCGCACGTGTCCAGGCGCCAGCAAGGTCGCACCAATCGTGGTCACCCCCTGCCCGACCCGTTGTGTTCCCAACCGGCTGGCGAGTCGTTCGGCGTTGCCCAGACCGTTTTGCAGCGTGTAGGCAACGCCGTTCGGTTGTACTATCTGTGCGGCAATCTCAGCAGCCCAGGGCGTTTGGGCTGCTTTGACCGTAATCAGGGCAACCTCAACCGGTTCAAGGTTGTCAGCGCTGGTCGTAGCCGGTAACAGACGCACCTGCTCTTGATCGTCAAAGCTACAGCGCAGGCCATACTCGTTAATTGTGTTAACGTGCTCTTCCCACGGGTCTACCAGCGTGACGGCGTGATTGGCTGCCAGATGGAATCCAATCACGCTCCCCAGGGCACCGGCGCCGATAATCGCGATCTTCATAGGAATTACCTCTGGTATACTATTCTCACAACCATGGTAGCACGGCAACTGAAAAGGTGCTTTATGAAGCATGTCTGGAAATGGCTGATTGCTGGTTCCCTGTTATGGCTGGTGGCCTGTGGTGGTATCGCTTCCCCTCCCACTCCTACCCCAACTCCTGACCCACGCGCACTGGCGGCTGCTATCGGACAGGCGACGCAGAATAGTCAGAGTGCTCATTTCCGTATTACCCTGAGTGGCAAGCCGGTCGCGCTCGATGCCGGTGGCGTGACTATTCTCAACAGCATCGAAGGTGATTTGCGCCGTCCTGACGCGGTTCTCTCCATTCTCAACATCACCCTTGGCAGTGCAATTGGCGAGATTCGCACCGTCTCGCTGGCCGGTAAACAGTACGCTACCAACCCGATTACCCGCCAGTGGATGTGCTTGCAGGCCGGTTCAACCTTCGATCCGGCAGTGCTGTTCGCACCTGAGATCGGCATCGAAGCGCTGCTGGCGAACGGCTTTACCGATGTGACGCTCGTCGGGATTGAAGAGTTGAACGGTCGACCACATTACCATCTGCGGGGAACCCTGCCTGCCGATTTGTTGCGTGCGATTAGCCTCAACCTCCTGGGCGCCGGGCCGGTGACCACCGATCTCTGGGCGGATCAAGAGACGCTGCGCGCCAGTCGCGTGGTACTGGTCGATACAGCCACTGACGCCAGTAGCCCCACCACCTGGACGCTTGAGTTCAGTGACTATGACAAAGCGGTTGATGTTCGTGAACCGGTGCAATGTCCATGAAAAATCCTGCCTTGACAACGGTTGAAACCCGTCCGGTCGATCCACGGCTGACCCTGGGGCTGGTCTGTCTGGCAATCTTCATCGGCGCAGTTGACCTGACGGTGATCAGTGCTGCGTTACCGAAGGTCATGATTGACCTGCGTCTTTCCCTGGATACGGAGTTGAATCGGGCTTCCTGGGCGGTGAGTGGCTATTTGCTGGCCTACACGGTGAGTATGACCTTTATGGGTCGGCTGTCTGATCTGTTTGGCCGGCGAATGGTGTATCTGATCTGCCTGGTCGTTTTCCTCATCGGTTCAGCCTGGGTGGCAGCCGCGCCGAATCTGACGATGCTGATTATCGGACGGGTGATTCAGGCGTTTGGGGCCGGAGCGATGGTGCCGGTCTCGATGGCCCTGGTTGGCGATCTCTTCCCGCCAGGACAACGGGCAGCCGCGCTCGGTCTGATCGGTGCCGTTGATACCGCCGGATGGATGGTCGGGCATCTCTACGGCGGCGTGCTTATGCGCATCTTTGACGACTGGCGGCTCCTGTTTTGGCTCAACCTGCCTATTGGTCTGGTCGCCCTGGCATTGACGTGGTATGCGCTGCGTCAGGTGCCGACCCCGCCGCGGGTCGGGCGTTTCGATTGGCCGGGCACGCTGTTGTTGAGCGCTAGCCTCGTTGCGTTGAATATCGGTCTGGCTGCCGGGAGCGAACTAGGCGCGACCGATTTCTACGGTGAGCGCCTGGGACCACCGCCCTACGCCGGGCCGCTGGTGATAGTGTCCCTGCTGTTGCTGGCACTCTTCGTTTGGGTCGAGCGCCGTAGTGACGATCCGCTGATTGGCCTGGAACTGTTCACCCACCGTCATACCGCGATGGCCTGCGTGATCAACGTGATGGTTGGGTTCGGACTGGCAATTGCGATCACGAATGTACCTCTCTACATCAACACCCGTTTGTTGCTGTACCATCCGACCGATAGCGACATTCTCCGTATCGCCGCCTGGGATGCCGGCTGGATGCTATCAGCATTAACCCTGACAATGGCGGCTGCTGCACTCCCCGGCGGACTGCTCACCGGGCGGTTTGGAGCACGGTTGCCGGCAATGTTGGGCTTAGGACTGGCTATCATTGGCTATGGCCTGATGGCGTTTTGGGGGCCGGACGCGACCTACCTGCGGATGGGTCTGGAACTGGCGTTGACCGGTATTGGTCTGGGCCTGGTGATTGCGCCGGTCGCCGACACAGTGATTGCCGCTGCCGGTGAAGATCGTCGCGGTGCAGCCTCGGCTCTGGTGATCGCCCTGCGTCTGGTGGGCATGACGGTGGGTGTAGCAATCCTCACCCTGTGGGGCGTTCATCGCCAGGACGAGCTGCGGCGGGCTGGCGCTGACAACCCGCTCGCTGTCACCGAGCCGGCTCGTTTTCTGATGGAGATTGCGGCACGGGTCATCGGGGAGACATTTCTCTTCGGGGCAGCAGCATGCCTGGTTGGCCTCCTGGCCGCCCTGGTAATGCGAGAGGTATCCGGGCGCCGAACATAGATGTGAATTCGTGGTATCATCATCCCATGGTGCCATTTGCTCCGTAAGGACACACTCAATGCACGATGAAGAGATCCAACGTCTCATTAACCAGTATTTGCCGATTGAAGTGCGGGCCGGGCTGCCTGACATTCGCCGGTATAGTGATGAATTGCTGATCATTCTCCACATTAGCCGTCCGGCTGAAGACATTCCACTCTTGCGTGAGCAGACGCGCCGTCAGCGGATGCGCATTGCCCGCGAAATCGAACGCCAGACCGGTCTGCCGGTGGCCTGGGGGATGCGATCTGCTGATCACGAAGTGCTCTTTACCACACGCACAGTACCGGTCATGACCCGTCTTGGTCGTGCCGAGCGTGAATTGCTCGATCTGCTGGTTGCGGTTGGGATTGCCGATACGCGCAGCAGTGCACTCGCCTACATTGCACGTGCCTTTGCCTACGAACATCGTGAATGGCTGGCCGAAGCCCGCCTGGCCGTTGGGGAAATGGCTCGCGTGCGGGCGCGCCTGCACCTGCAACCACGCTCTGGGCCGCCGGTTGTGCCGCCGGAGCCAGGCGATGACGCTTGACAAAATGGCGTCACTGCTGTTAATCTTAATGGCGTCGGGGCGTGGCTCAGCCTGGTAGAGCACCGCGTTTGGGACGCGGGGGTCGTGGGTTCAAATCCCTCCGCCCCGACCACATTCGCCACGTGGCAATGACCGCCGACTCACAAGCGGCGGTCTTTATGTGTGGAGTAACTATGGCGACGGTTCTCATCGTCGAAGACGAAACCACGTTGGCCGAGACACTACGCTACAACCTCGAACGCGAAGGCTATTCCGTCATTGTCGCCGGTGATGGTGTTCAGGGTCTCGACCGTGCTCGCCGTGATCAACCCGATCTCGTTGTCCTCGACATTATGCTCCCCCGTCTTGACGGCTTCTCGGTCTGTCGGATTCTGCGTCAAGAGAGCGATGTACCGATCATCATGCTCACGGCTCGTCAGGACGAGGTTGATCGGATTGCCGGTCTGGAACTGGGGGCTGATGACTACATGGGCAAGCCGTTTAGCCTCGGCGAGTTCCTTGCTCGTGTGCGGGCGATCCTGCGGCGCAGCGAACGACAGCCTCATTCGATTGTACGTGAAGTGCTAGAGGCCGGGGCGATCCGGGTGGACACCAGCAGCCGTCGGGCCTGGCGGAATGGGCAGGAACTGAATCTCCCGCAGAAAGAATTCGATCTGCTCACCTGTCTGATGCGTAATCGTGGGATTGCCCTGACGCGCGATCTGCTGCTCGAACGGGTATGGGGACAGGACTTCATCGGTGATAGTCGCACTGTCGATGTCCATATCCGCTGGCTGCGCGAGAAGATAGAGCCAGACCCTGGCAAACCGGTTTATATCCAGACGGTGCGAGGGGTTGGGTATCGGTTTGAACCGCCATCTGATGATGCGTAAATTGCACCAATGATGCTGCTCGAATGGATGCTGATGGTAGCGACGATTGCACTGGCGGTTGGGTTTATCGTCAGTATGTATCGCCGACATCAGAAGAGCCATTCATCATTGGTTGACCATCCCTCTCCGCCCGGTACTCAGGAACACTCCATGATCTCATCTGCCAGATCAGAAACGATAACGTCCGATTCGCATCTTGCGTTGTTAGCCATTCATCGTCAGCCGCTCTTTCTGGCGCTGGCAGCAGCGATTGATACCGGTGTGATTGTGATCAATACCGAACGTCGTATTGTCTTTCACAACGACACCGCGCTGCATCTCCTGGCTACTCAATCGCCGATGCAAGACAGCGGCCTGATTACACTGCTCCGCGATCATCAAGCCGATCAGTTAGCCTCTGATGTGCTTAGCGATGGAGAACATCGTGAATTGACGATCCGTCCAATCGCAACCGGGCGGACATTACATTTGCACTACGTGCCATTGCGGGAAGGGGGCGGAAAACCGGTTGGCGCTCTGATCACGATTCGCGACCTGACGCAAATCAGTATGCTTGAACGTGCGCGGCGTGATCTGGTGGCGAATGTATCGCACGAGTTGCGCACGCCACTGGCTTCGCTTAAGTTGCTGGTGGAGACCGTACAATCAGCACCACCCCCCGATATTGCCAGCCGTATGCTGGAGCAGATGGCGCAAGAGATTGATGCCGTCACGCAACTGGTTGACGAATTGCACGAGCTTTCCCGCCTTGAGTCGGGGCGGGTCTCGCTCAAGCTGGAACCGTTACCGGTCTGGCCGGTGATCGAACGTGCCGTTGAGCGCATTCGACCCCAGGCTGATCGTAAACAACAAGTGATCTGCGTCGAGCCGGCGGCTGATTTGCCACTGGCATTGATGGACGGTGATCGAATTGGTCAGGTATTGTTGAATCTGCTCCACAATGCGGTGAAGTTTACACCTGAAGGTGGAACCATCACGGTAGCGGCTGAGGTGCTGACCCTGCGTGATGATGAACAACCGTCACGGCCTGATCGTCCTCCGCATCCGGCGGGGACGTGGTTACTGATCAGGGTCAGCGACACCGGCATCGGAATTCCCAATCGCGATATTCAACGCATCTTCGAGCGCTTCTACAAAGTTGACCGGGCGCGCACCCGCCACGCTGGAGGTACCGGGTTGGGTCTGGCAATTGCCAAGCACCTGGTCGAGGGCCACGGTGGCCGCATCTGGGCGAGCAGTCAGGAAGGACACGGCTCGACCTTCTGGTTTACGCTACCGGCAGCGTAGAGTGGGTGCTATTGGGAGGGCAACGTCAGGGTTGTTCTGCATGGTATCTGCCGTGATCCTTACGCCGTACCCTTCAGCGCTCTACTGTGGTGCACAAACAATGGCCCTGGGAGCGTGCGCCTCCGGCGCGCTGATCACTTGCCACAGCTCACCGTGCCCGCTTCCAGCGGGGGATCGCCCCCACGAATCGGTACGCGACAGCGGAAGCCACATTCCCGCCCCCAGCGGGCTATGCACTACCCATAACTTGTGTCAACCACGTGCGTATCAGCGCGTGTGTATCGCTATTGGTGCTGGTTTGAGCGACTGGCCCGGTGGCAGTGCGCTGCTCAAGCCGTGCCGGCGCGTGCTGATTGATTGCCTTGCCCGCCCGTCATGCGCGTGTCGCGCAGTTTGGAGTGCGGCAGCATGGCTGCCGCGCCAGCCGCGCTCTCGATCCGGCGCGTGGCATACTGTTACCCATCCTGGTCACGGGGGTGCTGGATGGGATCGTGCCGATCATCGCGTCCGTCAGGCATGCATGCGATCCCTGCGCGTAGACGGGTATGTTGCAAAAGATTTGTGCCTGCGCACCAGCGGCCACGGCCTGCCCTGACGGCGGTCTATGCATTACCCACAACTGGTGTTAACCACGTGCGTATCAGCGGGTGTGTATCGCTATTGGTGCTGGTTTGAGCGACTGGCCCGGTGGCAGTTCGCTGCTCAAGCCGTGCCGGCGCGTGCTGGATTGATTGCCTTGCCCGCCCGTCATGCGCGTGTCGCGCGGTGTGGAGTGCGGCAGCATGGCTGCCGCGCCAGCCGCGCTCTCGATCCGGCGCGTGGCATACTGTTACCCATCCTGGTCACGGGGGTGCTGGATGGGATCGTGCCGACCATCGCGTCCGTCAGGCATGCATGCGATCCCTGCGCGTAGACGGGTATGTTGCAAAAGATTTGTGCCTGCGCACCAGCGGCCACGGCCAGCCCTGACGGCGGTCTATGCATTACCCACAACTGGTGTTAACCACGTGCGTATCAGCGGGTGTGTATCGCTATTGGTGCTGGTTTGAGCGACTGGCCCGGTGGCAGTGCGCTGCTCAAGCCGTGCCGGCGCGTGCTGGATTGATTGCCTTGCCCGCCCGTCATGCGCGTGTCGCGCAGTGTGGAGTGCGGCAGCCATGCTGCCGCGCCAGCCGCGCTCTCGATCCGGCGCGTGGCATACTGTTACCCATCCTGGTCACGGGGGTGCTGGATGGGATCGTGCCGATCATCGCGTCCGTCAGGCATGCATGCGATCCCTGCGCGTAGACGGGTATGTTGCAAGAGATTTGTGCCTGCGCACCAGCGGCCACGGCCAGCCCTGACGGCGGTCTATGCATTACCCACAACTGGTGTCAACCACGTGCGTATCAGCGGGTGTGTATCGCTATTGGTGCTGGTTTGAGCGACTGGCCCGGTGGCAGTGCGCTGCTCAAGCCGTGCCGGCGCGTGCTGGATTGATTGCCTTGCCCGCCCGTCATGCGCGTGTCGCGCAGTGTGGAGTGCGGCAGCCATGCTGCCGCGCCAGCCGCGCTCTCGATCCGGCGCGTGGCATACTGTTACCCATCCTGGTCACGGGGGTGCTGGATGGGATCGTGCCGATCATCGCGTCCGTCAGGCATGCATGCGATCCCTGCGCGTAGACGGGTATGTTGCAAGAGATTTGTGCCTGCGCACCAGCGGCCACGGCCAGCCCTGACGGCGGTCTATGCATTACCCACAACTGGTGTCAACCACGTGCGTATCAGCGGGTGTGTATCGCTATTGGTGCTGGTTTGAGCGACTGGCCCGGTGGCAGTGCGCTGCTCAAGCCGTGCCGGCGCGTGCTGATTGATTGCCTTGCCCGCCCGTCATGCGCGTGTCGCGCAGTTTGGAGTGCGGCAGCCATGCTGCCGCGCCAGCCGCGCTCTCGATCCGGCGCGTGGCATACTGTTACCCATCCTGGTCACGGGGGTGCTGGATGGGATCGTGCCGACCATCGCGTCCGTCAGGCATGCATGCGATCCCTGCGCGTAGACGGGTATGTTGCAAAAGATTTGTGCCTGCGCACCAGCGGCCATGGCCAGCCCTGACGGCGGTCTATGCATTACCCACAACTGGTGTTAACCACGTGCGTATCAGCGGGTGTGTATCGCTATTGGTGCTGGTTTGAGCGACTGGCCCGGTGGCAGTGCGCTGCTCCAGCCGTGGTATCACGTGCTGAATGGGTTGCCTTACACGCGCATCATGTGTGTGTCGCGCGGTGTGGAGTGCGGCAGCCATGCTGCCGCGCCAGCCGCGCTCTCGATCCGGCGCGTGGCATACTGTTACCCATCCTGGTCACGGGGGTGCTGGATGGGATCGTGCCGATCATCGCGTCCGTCAGGCATGCATGCGATCCCTGCGCGTAGACGGGTATGTTGCAAGAGATTTGTGCCTGCGCACCAGCGGCCATGGCCAGCCCCTGACGGCGGTCTATGCATTACCCACAACTGGTGTTAACTACGTGCGTATCAGCGGGTATAACCGCTATGGGTGCTGTTGTGGGCGACTGACCCGGTGGCGGGGCGCTGCTCCAGCCGTGGTATCACGTGCTGAATGGGTTGCCTTACACGCGCATCATGTGTGTGTCGCGCGGTGTGGAGTGCGGCAGCCATGCTGCCGCGCCAGCCGCGCTCTCGATCCGGCGCGTGGCATACTGTTACCCATCCTGGTCACGGGGGTGCTGGATGGGATCGTGCCGATCATCGCGTCCGTCAGGCATGCATGCGATCCCTGCGCGTAGACGGGTATGTTGCAAGAGATTTGTGCCTGCGCACCAGCGGCCACGGCCAGCCCTGACGGCGGTCTATGCATTACCCACAACTGGTGTTAACCACGTGCGTATCAGCGGGTGTGTATCGCTATTGGTGCTGGTTTGAGCGACTGGCCCGGTGGCAGTGCGCTGCTCCAGCCGTGGTATCACGTGCTGAATGGGTTGCCTTACACGCGCATCATGTGTGTGTCGCGCGGTGTGGAGTGCGGCAGCCATGCTGCCGCGCCAGCCGCGCTCTCGATCCGGCGCGTGGCATACTGTTACCCATCCTGGTCACGGGGGTGCTGGATGGGATCGTGCCGATCATCGCGTCCGTCAGGCATGCATGCGATCCCTGCGCGTAGACGGGTATGTTGCAAAAGATTTGTGCCTGCGCACCAGCGGCCATGGCCAGCCCCTGACGGCGGTCTATGCATTACCCACAACTGGTGTTAACTACGTGCGTATCAGCGGGTATAACCGCTATGGGTGCTGTTGTGGGCGACTGGCCCGGTGGCAGTGCGCTGCTCCAGCCGTGCCGGCGCGTGCTGGATTGATTGCCTTGCCCGCCCGTCATGCGCGTGTTGCGCAGTTTGGAGTGCGGCAGCCATGCTGCCGCGCCAGCCGCGCTCTCGATCCGGCGCGTGGCATACTGTTACCCATCCTGGTCACGGGGGTGCTGGATGGGATCGTGCCGACCATCGCGTCCGTCAGGCATGCATGCGATCCCTGCGCGTAGACGGGTATGTTGCAAAAGATTTGTGCCTGCGCACCAGCGGCCACGGCCAGCCCTGACGGCGGTCTATGCATTACCCACAACTGGTGTTAACCACGTGCGTATCAGCGGGTGTGTATCGCTATTGGTGCTGGTTTGAGCGACTGGCCCGGTGGCAGTGCGCTGCTCAAGCCGTGCCGGCGCGTGCTGGATTGATTGCCTTGCCCGCCCGTCATGCGCGTGTCGCGCAGTGTGGAGTGCGGCAGCCATGCTGCCGCGCCAGCCGCGCTCTCGATCCGGCGCGTGGCATACTGTTACCCATCCTGGTCACGGGGGTGCTGGATGGGATCGTGCCGATCATCGCGTCCGTCAGGCATGCATGCGATCCCTGCGCGTAGACGGGTATGTTGCAAGAGATTTGTGCCTGCGCACCAGCGGCCACGGCCAGCCCTGACGGCGGTGGCGATGATGCCTCCACGCAGGCTGGAAGCCCGCGCCACGGGGAACGCTTACAGCCTGATCTAACGCAGGGTGACATGTGGGTGATGTATAGCCCAGCGGGGACGAGTGAGTATAGGGCGTGTCGCAGCACACTGCTAGACGCAGCACCATCTTCACCCTCGCTACCTGTGACCCTCACGCTGAACCTGACATCGGCGCTCTTGAGCGCTCCATCGTGGCGCACAAGCACTGGTACGCCCTGGGAGCGCGCGCCTCCGGTGCGCTGACCACTTGCAACCGCCTGCCGTGCTCGCTTCCAGCGGGGTATCGCACCCACGAACCGGTGCGCGACAGCGGAAGTCATATTCCCGCCCCCAGCGGGGGCGGGCGAGGGTGGGGGCGTGTTGTGGCGTTTGGAGTGCGGCAGCCATGCTTGCTGCCGCTCCAACCGTGCTCACGATCCGGCGCGTGTTATGACGTTGATCCTGCTGGTCACGGGGATGCTGGGTGGACTCATCACGATTATGGAGTCTGTCAGTAGTTAATGAGATAACTTCTACCCACGCACGAAAAACCAGATCGTAAGCCCGATACTCAACCAGACCACGGCAGTTCGTACCCGCCCGGCATCAATCCGCCGCGCGATTGCCGCACCGCCGTAACCACCAACAATTGCGCCGCCAATCATCACCAGTGCCGGCATCCAGGCAATCAGACCGGTGGCAACGAAGGTCACAACCGCGATCCCATTCACCAGCGCGGCCTGCAGAGTCTTTAGTGCGTTCATCCGATGGATATTGTCGTAGCCAAGCAACGACAGAGCTGCCAGGGTCAAAATGCCTAACCCGGCACCAAAAAAGCCACCGTAAATGGCAATCGCGACATAAACGATCACAACCAGCAAGCGCTGGCTACCGCCATGGGTGCCTGCCACATAACGGGTCAAGCGCGTGATCTGCGGACTAAACGTAAAGATCAGGGTCGCAAAAAGCAACAGATAGGGGATCAAGGCGGTAAATCGTCGCTCGTCGGTATAGAGCAACAGAACCGCCCCAACCAATCCACCGATCAGACTCAGCCCGCTGAAGAGCCAGATGTCACGTTGCTGACCGTGCAGTTCCTGTCGGTACGCACCAACACTGGCCAGCGTTCCCGGCCAGAGGGCCAGCGCATTAGTGGCATTGGCAACAATCGGTGGTACGCCGGCCACCAGCAGGGCCGGAAACGAAAAGAAGCTACCGCCGCCGGCAATGGCATTGAGCGCACCGGCTAGCAGTGCTGCACCAAAGATCAAACCGAGATCGAACACGTCCATAGTACACAACACCTTTCAATTCATCTGATGATCTGATGTTTAAGAACGATAAAAAATAGTGACGTATCTGTAATGCTGGCGTAGTATAACAACCGACTGCGGTCTGCCTGTACCTGCCGGTGCTGCCGTCAGCAGGGAGTACATGCCTGTCGGTTGGTGAGTGATGTTCAGCGCCATACCGCCTTTCCCTGCTTGTTCTACCGTTCAGCCTCCTGCCTGTGCGCTTCCTCTGCGCCGTAGCGATAAATTGTCGCTTCGTGGCGAGCCAGAATCTGGCGGGTCACCGCAATGGCAGTTTCAGCATCGCCGGCTTCGATGGCCGCCACCAGATCGGCGTGGGAATGGTCATCGCGGGCCGGCGCTGTGACATCCCACAGCACACCCAGCGCATCGCGCAAGGTAACGGCAAATATCCGATACAGATCACGCAGCATTGCATTCTGCGTAGCACCGGCAATAGCGCAGTGCAATTCAATGTCGGCATTGAGAGCCGCAGTGGTATCACCGTTTGCCAGCGCGGTGGTACGCACTGCCAGCCAGTGCCGGATCATTGTCAGATCATCGGCACTGCGCCGCTCGGCGGCCAGGGCAACGACCTCCAGTTCGAGCGCCCGCCGAACCTCGTGAACCTCCTGCACTTTGGCCTGGC
This genomic window from Chloroflexus aurantiacus J-10-fl contains:
- a CDS encoding sulfite exporter TauE/SafE family protein yields the protein MDVFDLGLIFGAALLAGALNAIAGGGSFFSFPALLVAGVPPIVANATNALALWPGTLASVGAYRQELHGQQRDIWLFSGLSLIGGLVGAVLLLYTDERRFTALIPYLLLFATLIFTFSPQITRLTRYVAGTHGGSQRLLVVIVYVAIAIYGGFFGAGLGILTLAALSLLGYDNIHRMNALKTLQAALVNGIAVVTFVATGLIAWMPALVMIGGAIVGGYGGAAIARRIDAGRVRTAVVWLSIGLTIWFFVRG
- a CDS encoding ketopantoate reductase family protein — translated: MKIAIIGAGALGSVIGFHLAANHAVTLVDPWEEHVNTINEYGLRCSFDDQEQVRLLPATTSADNLEPVEVALITVKAAQTPWAAEIAAQIVQPNGVAYTLQNGLGNAERLASRLGTQRVGQGVTTIGATLLAPGHVRMAGRGPTTFAATPSLQLAYAVADAFRASSLPAGVSTDLASLVWGKLIVNTGINALTALLRVPNGALANIPAAEKLVRRAVEEAVAVACAAGITIGLSDPVAETLAVARATATNRSSMLQDVLRGAPTEIDTINGAIVREGQRLGVPTPFNAFLCDLITALEATTPLRVK
- a CDS encoding FadR/GntR family transcriptional regulator, with product MSITRQPLVEQVIEHLRQQVQAQVYPVGSRLPPEPQLMAQLGVGRSTVREAIRALAHEGLLEVRQGDGTYVRAAVTTEPLAARLRQAKVQEVHEVRRALELEVVALAAERRSADDLTMIRHWLAVRTTALANGDTTAALNADIELHCAIAGATQNAMLRDLYRIFAVTLRDALGVLWDVTAPARDDHSHADLVAAIEAGDAETAIAVTRQILARHEATIYRYGAEEAHRQEAER
- a CDS encoding sensor histidine kinase — its product is MMLLEWMLMVATIALAVGFIVSMYRRHQKSHSSLVDHPSPPGTQEHSMISSARSETITSDSHLALLAIHRQPLFLALAAAIDTGVIVINTERRIVFHNDTALHLLATQSPMQDSGLITLLRDHQADQLASDVLSDGEHRELTIRPIATGRTLHLHYVPLREGGGKPVGALITIRDLTQISMLERARRDLVANVSHELRTPLASLKLLVETVQSAPPPDIASRMLEQMAQEIDAVTQLVDELHELSRLESGRVSLKLEPLPVWPVIERAVERIRPQADRKQQVICVEPAADLPLALMDGDRIGQVLLNLLHNAVKFTPEGGTITVAAEVLTLRDDEQPSRPDRPPHPAGTWLLIRVSDTGIGIPNRDIQRIFERFYKVDRARTRHAGGTGLGLAIAKHLVEGHGGRIWASSQEGHGSTFWFTLPAA
- a CDS encoding MFS transporter, with amino-acid sequence MKNPALTTVETRPVDPRLTLGLVCLAIFIGAVDLTVISAALPKVMIDLRLSLDTELNRASWAVSGYLLAYTVSMTFMGRLSDLFGRRMVYLICLVVFLIGSAWVAAAPNLTMLIIGRVIQAFGAGAMVPVSMALVGDLFPPGQRAAALGLIGAVDTAGWMVGHLYGGVLMRIFDDWRLLFWLNLPIGLVALALTWYALRQVPTPPRVGRFDWPGTLLLSASLVALNIGLAAGSELGATDFYGERLGPPPYAGPLVIVSLLLLALFVWVERRSDDPLIGLELFTHRHTAMACVINVMVGFGLAIAITNVPLYINTRLLLYHPTDSDILRIAAWDAGWMLSALTLTMAAAALPGGLLTGRFGARLPAMLGLGLAIIGYGLMAFWGPDATYLRMGLELALTGIGLGLVIAPVADTVIAAAGEDRRGAASALVIALRLVGMTVGVAILTLWGVHRQDELRRAGADNPLAVTEPARFLMEIAARVIGETFLFGAAACLVGLLAALVMREVSGRRT
- a CDS encoding response regulator transcription factor, with the protein product MATVLIVEDETTLAETLRYNLEREGYSVIVAGDGVQGLDRARRDQPDLVVLDIMLPRLDGFSVCRILRQESDVPIIMLTARQDEVDRIAGLELGADDYMGKPFSLGEFLARVRAILRRSERQPHSIVREVLEAGAIRVDTSSRRAWRNGQELNLPQKEFDLLTCLMRNRGIALTRDLLLERVWGQDFIGDSRTVDVHIRWLREKIEPDPGKPVYIQTVRGVGYRFEPPSDDA
- a CDS encoding LppX_LprAFG lipoprotein yields the protein MKHVWKWLIAGSLLWLVACGGIASPPTPTPTPDPRALAAAIGQATQNSQSAHFRITLSGKPVALDAGGVTILNSIEGDLRRPDAVLSILNITLGSAIGEIRTVSLAGKQYATNPITRQWMCLQAGSTFDPAVLFAPEIGIEALLANGFTDVTLVGIEELNGRPHYHLRGTLPADLLRAISLNLLGAGPVTTDLWADQETLRASRVVLVDTATDASSPTTWTLEFSDYDKAVDVREPVQCP